Proteins from a genomic interval of Nautilia sp. PV-1:
- a CDS encoding EAL domain-containing protein has product MNEIIKNKKILLFIITLQEAFTAIVPFFLLTSVITLLFSFLLYFNTDLFFISQKNILYLSKILQSFSSIVSVIAISYFFAQRLKVSQIIAVILSVSVFVTLVLIENSSIYIFNIQGDTSTIKLIDDISIPIVLPYGFTPATLISPVLSTYLLKLFYPKLTLNINIEDGNYHIYKLFNYLFVFFAAYIAAVNLYIFFAVIVSYFLHNFNPLKLNIPDILTLIIRDFLVQILWFVGIHGSHTVNGLFGKAILFKEAFPNLTFGEFNRMFVLIGGAGVGLGMLISFWIYFKEKALMYITKISTPFVFFNINTLLIYSVIVLNRFFLIPFVFLPILNIVIAYSFLHFVHINFTDYYVAWTTPVFIDTYLKTGGNLWVTALQLFLLVIDTSVYIYFTKKFVNSKSYSSHKEILQHNLDISEEIKSKEGVYAFKAQKQLIAAQAKLDETISSLNKHNLKIYYQPKIDIKHNKCNKFEALIRYNDNGKITGPSFLPIIEEAGLAPIIDIWVCKEVKKDIEKWQNESFYPEISVNLHPDTLSSKDAVEKIIQIFKDKKVVFEIIERSFLYGKNAEQNIKNLQKHGFKIAIDDYGIGYSSLEVITKLNIYELKIDKSLIDIIDTHKGYVVCKHIVSLCHDLECTVVAEGVETKQQFNSVKFIDVDLVQGYYFSPAIPFNKVKRYAESFSV; this is encoded by the coding sequence TTGAACGAAATTATAAAAAATAAAAAAATATTGCTTTTTATTATTACATTACAAGAAGCATTTACGGCAATTGTTCCTTTTTTTCTGTTAACGTCGGTTATTACCCTGCTGTTTTCTTTCTTGCTTTATTTTAATACGGATCTTTTTTTTATTTCCCAAAAAAACATTCTGTATCTTTCAAAAATACTTCAGTCGTTTTCATCTATCGTATCTGTAATAGCAATATCCTATTTTTTTGCACAGAGGTTAAAAGTTTCACAGATAATCGCCGTTATTTTATCCGTCAGCGTATTTGTCACACTCGTACTTATAGAAAATTCGTCAATATATATTTTCAATATCCAGGGTGATACCTCCACAATTAAACTTATAGACGACATATCTATCCCCATTGTTCTTCCTTACGGCTTTACCCCGGCCACGCTGATATCCCCGGTGCTCTCAACCTACCTTTTGAAACTGTTTTATCCGAAACTAACCTTAAATATCAATATAGAAGACGGGAATTATCACATTTATAAACTTTTTAATTATCTATTTGTATTTTTTGCCGCCTATATTGCAGCCGTTAATTTATATATATTCTTTGCAGTGATAGTCAGTTACTTCTTACATAACTTCAATCCTTTGAAATTAAACATTCCTGATATATTAACCCTGATAATTAGAGACTTTCTGGTACAGATACTGTGGTTTGTCGGAATACACGGCAGCCACACCGTAAACGGTCTTTTCGGAAAGGCCATACTTTTTAAAGAAGCTTTCCCGAACCTTACGTTTGGAGAATTCAACAGAATGTTCGTTCTTATAGGAGGAGCCGGTGTAGGACTCGGTATGCTGATCTCTTTTTGGATCTATTTTAAAGAAAAAGCTTTAATGTACATAACAAAAATTTCGACTCCTTTTGTGTTTTTTAACATTAACACCCTGCTGATATATTCCGTAATCGTTTTAAACAGATTCTTTTTAATACCTTTTGTATTCCTTCCGATTTTAAATATCGTAATAGCCTATTCTTTTTTACATTTCGTACATATAAATTTTACCGATTATTATGTTGCGTGGACGACACCCGTATTTATAGATACGTATTTAAAAACCGGAGGCAATTTATGGGTCACGGCTCTGCAGCTGTTTTTGCTCGTTATAGATACTTCCGTTTATATTTATTTCACCAAAAAATTCGTAAACTCCAAATCATATTCGTCCCATAAAGAAATCCTTCAGCACAACCTCGATATTTCGGAAGAAATAAAATCAAAAGAAGGTGTATACGCTTTTAAAGCCCAAAAACAGCTAATAGCCGCACAGGCAAAACTGGATGAGACAATCAGTTCACTCAATAAACATAATTTAAAAATATATTATCAGCCAAAAATAGACATTAAACACAACAAATGCAATAAATTCGAAGCGTTAATAAGATATAACGACAACGGCAAAATAACCGGCCCCTCATTTCTGCCTATAATCGAAGAAGCGGGACTGGCTCCTATTATAGACATATGGGTGTGCAAAGAAGTAAAAAAAGATATTGAAAAATGGCAAAATGAAAGTTTTTACCCCGAAATAAGCGTTAACCTTCATCCGGACACCCTCAGCAGCAAAGATGCTGTTGAAAAAATAATTCAGATTTTTAAAGATAAAAAAGTGGTGTTTGAAATAATTGAAAGAAGCTTTCTTTACGGTAAAAATGCCGAACAAAACATTAAAAACCTTCAAAAACACGGCTTCAAAATTGCCATAGACGATTACGGCATAGGATATTCGAGCCTGGAGGTAATTACAAAATTAAATATTTATGAGTTAAAAATCGACAAATCCCTGATTGATATAATAGACACGCACAAAGGCTACGTTGTTTGTAAACATATAGTAAGTCTGTGTCACGATCTGGAATGCACGGTAGTCGCAGAAGGAGTTGAAACCAAACAGCAGTTTAACAGCGTAAAATTTATAGATGTCGATCTGGTACAGGGATATTACTTTTCTCCTGCAATACCTTTTAACAAGGTCAAACGGTATGCAGAGTCGTTCAGTGTTTAA
- the topA gene encoding type I DNA topoisomerase: MAKKLIIVESPAKAKTIKNFLGKDYEVVASKGHIRDLPKTSFGIKIEDDSFIPQYRVTKDHQAIAKELKEKAKKADTVYIATDEDREGEAIGYHIAHVIGKKPEELPRIVFHEITKTAIKKALENPRTIDLNRVNAQQARRLLDRIVGYKLSPLLNKKIQKGLSAGRVQSAALKLVVDREREIKAFKPQEYWSIEGIFKKIEGSLIKYNGKKLDKFDIKTKDEAHKIVDELKPLEYTVREIETKTTTVKSPAPFMTSTLQQVASSELGFSPRKTMQIAQKLYEGVKTPVGETGIITYMRTDSLNIAKEAQKAALEFIKQNIGEEYAQPKTYHTKNQTAQEAHEAIRPVDVRLTPDDLKNYLKPDELKLYTLIFNRFLATQMKDAKFETQNIYISNDKGEFKISGRKLIFDGFYKVYGKPSANTLLPEFEKGEKLKPEEVKATQHFTKPPERYTEASLIKKLESLGIGRPSTYAPTITLLQNRNYVEVKEKKLHPTEIAFSVIETLEKHFPDIVDANFTANMEEMLDSVAEAKKDWQEVLKEFYNPFMELVNKGYKEIPSQKIAKPIDETCPLCGSPLVIRKGRFGEFIACSSYPKCKYTRPLEEKEEKKADVKCDKCGADMVVKRGKSGEFLACSNYPECKNTKPLNEPEILDDVKCPECGGDIVKRKSRRGEFYGCANYPKCTFISKYRPVNKQCPECGYLMAKRTYRKKEIYECIKCKHREDAAD, from the coding sequence TTGGCAAAAAAACTTATAATTGTCGAATCACCGGCAAAAGCAAAAACGATTAAAAATTTTTTGGGTAAAGATTATGAAGTAGTGGCGAGCAAAGGGCACATAAGAGATTTGCCTAAAACTTCTTTCGGGATTAAGATTGAAGACGATTCTTTTATACCTCAGTACAGAGTGACAAAAGACCATCAGGCGATTGCCAAAGAACTGAAAGAAAAAGCAAAAAAAGCCGACACGGTTTATATAGCGACGGATGAGGACAGGGAAGGAGAGGCTATCGGCTATCATATTGCCCACGTAATAGGTAAAAAGCCGGAAGAACTTCCAAGAATAGTGTTTCATGAAATTACCAAAACAGCTATAAAAAAAGCCCTTGAAAACCCGAGAACCATTGATTTGAACAGGGTAAACGCCCAGCAGGCCAGAAGACTTCTTGACAGAATAGTGGGATATAAACTTTCCCCTCTTCTCAATAAAAAAATTCAAAAGGGTCTTAGTGCAGGTAGGGTTCAAAGTGCAGCCCTTAAACTCGTAGTGGACCGTGAAAGGGAAATTAAGGCCTTTAAACCTCAGGAATATTGGAGTATTGAAGGGATTTTTAAAAAAATAGAGGGTTCTTTAATTAAATATAACGGTAAAAAACTTGATAAATTCGATATTAAAACCAAAGACGAAGCTCATAAAATAGTAGACGAGTTAAAACCTCTCGAATATACCGTAAGAGAAATAGAAACCAAAACAACTACCGTAAAATCCCCGGCGCCGTTTATGACTTCGACACTTCAGCAGGTAGCCAGCAGCGAGCTCGGGTTCAGTCCGAGAAAAACAATGCAGATTGCGCAGAAACTTTATGAAGGTGTTAAAACGCCTGTGGGTGAAACGGGTATTATTACATATATGAGAACGGACAGTCTTAACATTGCCAAAGAAGCTCAAAAAGCGGCATTGGAATTTATTAAACAAAATATAGGCGAAGAGTATGCCCAGCCTAAAACATACCATACGAAAAACCAGACCGCACAGGAAGCGCATGAAGCTATAAGACCTGTTGATGTAAGGCTGACGCCGGATGATCTTAAAAACTATTTAAAGCCTGACGAGCTTAAACTTTACACTCTGATTTTTAACAGATTTTTGGCAACCCAGATGAAAGACGCCAAATTTGAAACTCAGAATATTTACATATCAAACGATAAGGGCGAATTTAAAATAAGCGGAAGAAAACTGATATTTGACGGATTTTATAAAGTATACGGAAAACCTAGCGCAAATACACTGCTTCCTGAATTTGAAAAAGGCGAGAAATTAAAACCCGAAGAGGTTAAAGCAACCCAGCATTTCACCAAACCGCCTGAAAGATATACCGAAGCCAGCCTTATTAAAAAACTGGAATCACTCGGAATCGGAAGACCTTCGACATACGCTCCTACGATTACGCTTTTGCAAAACAGAAACTATGTTGAGGTAAAAGAGAAAAAACTCCATCCTACGGAAATAGCTTTCAGTGTAATTGAAACGCTTGAAAAACATTTTCCGGATATTGTGGACGCCAACTTTACGGCAAATATGGAAGAGATGCTTGACAGCGTAGCCGAAGCGAAAAAAGACTGGCAGGAGGTGTTAAAAGAATTTTATAATCCGTTTATGGAGCTTGTAAACAAAGGATACAAAGAGATCCCTTCTCAGAAAATTGCAAAACCGATTGACGAAACGTGTCCTCTTTGCGGCTCTCCTCTTGTAATAAGAAAAGGAAGATTCGGCGAGTTTATTGCATGCAGCAGTTATCCTAAATGTAAATATACAAGGCCTCTCGAAGAAAAAGAAGAGAAAAAAGCCGATGTTAAATGTGACAAATGCGGTGCCGATATGGTTGTGAAAAGAGGTAAAAGCGGAGAATTCCTGGCGTGCAGCAATTATCCTGAGTGTAAAAACACAAAACCTCTAAACGAACCTGAAATTTTAGACGATGTAAAGTGTCCGGAATGCGGAGGCGATATCGTAAAAAGAAAGTCAAGAAGAGGGGAATTTTACGGATGTGCAAATTATCCTAAATGTACGTTTATTTCAAAATACAGACCGGTTAACAAACAGTGTCCGGAATGCGGATATCTGATGGCAAAAAGAACATACAGAAAAAAAGAGATTTACGAATGTATTAAATGTAAACATAGAGAAGACGCTGCAGATTAA
- a CDS encoding metallophosphoesterase: MKIGIMSDTHRKTGRAKKAIDLLINEGAEFILHAGDIVQEEVLEYLEKAPVRYAAVLGNNDFHLYKVVDKYNLTTEPHYFKLAGKTWKLMHYPKYMFPLDTDIIVYGHTHDVDITFNGKNLILNPGEVCARDHGFSTCMTLDITDEKYIVTLFYRKIKTDEWKTKVKEFTLPKV, translated from the coding sequence TTGAAAATAGGAATAATGTCCGATACTCACAGAAAGACCGGAAGGGCAAAAAAAGCTATAGATTTATTGATAAATGAAGGGGCGGAGTTTATACTTCACGCCGGAGACATTGTTCAGGAAGAAGTGCTTGAATATCTGGAAAAAGCTCCTGTGAGATATGCGGCGGTGCTTGGAAACAACGATTTTCATCTGTATAAAGTGGTAGACAAATACAATCTTACAACAGAGCCTCATTATTTTAAACTGGCGGGTAAAACATGGAAACTTATGCACTATCCCAAATATATGTTTCCTTTGGATACTGATATTATCGTATACGGGCATACTCATGACGTGGATATAACATTCAACGGTAAAAACCTGATATTAAATCCGGGAGAGGTTTGTGCCAGGGATCACGGGTTCAGCACCTGTATGACACTTGATATTACGGATGAGAAGTATATTGTTACGCTGTTTTACAGGAAAATAAAAACGGATGAATGGAAAACTAAAGTAAAAGAGTTTACTCTGCCAAAGGTATAA
- a CDS encoding biotin synthase translates to MKKIFLCAISNIRSGACNEDCRFCTQSVKWGADINRFRQKEISQIVNEAKLAKQNRAAGFCLVTSGRGLDEKTLEYVCRAAEAVSKEVDISIIACNGTADKDSLKELKKSGVKIYNHNLETSREYYPEICSTHTWDERFETCENIKSAGLQLCCGGIFGMGESKSDIESFIKSLKMLDPEGIPLNFFIENEKLPLKATHDREFALNLVKRFANEFKEAIIMLAGGREIVFGERWTEALKSGANSIVIGDYLTTKGERPDRDLKILIDEGFEIANEC, encoded by the coding sequence ATGAAAAAAATATTTTTGTGTGCGATCAGCAATATAAGAAGCGGCGCATGCAATGAAGACTGCAGATTCTGCACGCAAAGCGTGAAATGGGGAGCGGATATAAACCGTTTCAGACAAAAAGAGATTTCCCAGATTGTAAATGAAGCAAAACTGGCCAAACAAAACAGAGCCGCCGGTTTTTGTCTTGTAACCAGCGGCAGGGGACTTGATGAAAAAACGCTTGAATATGTCTGCCGCGCGGCTGAAGCTGTTTCCAAAGAGGTGGATATTTCCATAATCGCGTGTAACGGCACCGCCGATAAAGACTCTCTTAAAGAGCTTAAAAAATCCGGAGTAAAAATATATAACCACAATCTTGAGACAAGCCGGGAATATTATCCCGAAATATGTTCAACCCATACATGGGATGAGAGGTTTGAGACATGTGAGAACATTAAGTCAGCAGGACTTCAGCTCTGCTGCGGAGGGATATTCGGAATGGGAGAAAGCAAAAGCGATATTGAAAGTTTTATAAAATCGTTAAAAATGCTAGACCCGGAAGGAATACCTCTGAATTTTTTTATTGAAAACGAAAAGCTTCCTTTAAAAGCTACACATGATAGAGAGTTTGCGTTAAATCTTGTAAAGAGATTTGCAAATGAGTTTAAAGAAGCTATAATAATGCTGGCAGGGGGAAGAGAGATCGTCTTTGGTGAGAGATGGACCGAAGCTCTGAAATCCGGTGCTAACTCCATAGTTATAGGCGATTATCTTACCACAAAAGGCGAAAGACCCGACAGGGATCTTAAAATTTTAATTGACGAAGGGTTTGAAATAGCCAATGAGTGCTGA